A DNA window from Aspergillus nidulans FGSC A4 chromosome V contains the following coding sequences:
- a CDS encoding putative Rho guanyl nucleotide exchange factor (transcript_id=CADANIAT00003607), with product MATSIDSLATVDESKEVMSESGVVPVVSAELEEEKLQKLQSPECTTTNISINRALTSDRVPTSGPFKRWVNSLRPRRTYEPEPHIEGWQHVPRGSGDQIHLSLPRGSLEQQWEKLSGKSSHLGTIKTATISITSQSVARSRRTTQSTTNRSKSDFRTSIDSLRPTLTACIDEEAQNRAIKRRQVLQEIITTESDYLFDLKALLDLLLIIQARPEIYHNVQRIRECHESFLKRTRSLIPTTNIPRMQLERMMNYGAQKRPDLSIKAFQHRSLRARSLKAYVDRRLKQLASEANEALVVAREIGYLSKSFIYYKEFCERYDLLVEDIAVLRNSVPNWQAYEQGIEALTKSAASMETRSLYDNKSLCLNDILIKDDPSAHDGIRQVVENVREVLAEINEATASTLSRSIVEKTFLLQDMLDKTVNMPLPNLTSPMSLCGVLHVTYRASTPPRRVKGTFMVCVLFKHHFFLAKMHDECRKLQPLACLYISDVRIDSLSNGKGYDYFCVFSWKLLFQLNDEKYEIVLSASSAAEEKQWKTGILKSAAASVDVPDAVSSELRGSSFLVLDIAPEEEVSDIAPQLSRRPSLQTLGTIGMQRVRSNIQPIIIRKTYCPHKHSQLHQVDGELERPKVPPPISQQFTITARRQDRIRLERTIYPIYTRDILPYPGMFLGAGELFFGPGSIMRHLSLRPKRNKRSSSINLPTSVQNSGQPQGPDDYECTLQSAAKRKRREASDFSHSFDHEKGWALHKDSALHLGRSRTMRLKTRSRSSNNLKSQPPSNTDKGSDIPNVQLRKGFWSVFNSMPFRWSKKNVRPGLGGT from the exons ATGGCGACGTCCATCGATTCGCTCGCTACAGTGGATGAGTCAAAGGAGGTGATGAGTGAGTCTGGTGTCGTTCCAGTTGTCTCAGCtgaactggaagaagaaaagctcCAAAAGCTCCAGTCGCCAGAATGCACGACCACTAATATCTCTATCAATCGAGCTCTCACTTCCGACCGAGTTCCGACCTCTGGCCCCTTCAAACGATGGGTAAACAGCCTACGACCCAGAAGGACATATGAACCGGAGCCACATATTGAAGGCTGGCAGCACGTACCACGAGGCAGTGGTGACCAAATTCACCTCTCACTTCCCCGTGGATCACTGGAACAACAGTGGGAGAAACTTTCTGGGAAGTCTTCCCATCTGGGTACGATCAAGACAGCGACAATAAGTATCACAAGCCAAAGTGTCGccaggtcaagaagaaccacGCAGAGTACAACTAATCGCAGCAAATCGGACTTCCGAACTTCCATTGATAGCCTGAGACCAACCTTGACAGCTTGTATTGATGAGGAAGCTCAAAACCGTGCTATCAAGCGACGACAAGTGCTTCAGGAGATCATCACGACTGAATCGGACTACCTCTTCGACCTGAAGGCACTTTTGGAC TTGCTGCTGATCATACAAGCCCGGCCGGAAATATATCACAATGTTCAGCGAATTCGCGAGTGCCATGAAAGCTTTCTAAAGCGGACGCGGAGCTTGATACCAACAACCAACATCCCTCGAATGCAGCTTGAGCGAATGATGAACTACGGAGCACAGAAGCGCCCCGATCTGAGTATCAAAGCTTTCCAGCACCGATCTCTAAGAGCACGAAGCCTGAAGGCATACGTCGATCGTCGTCTGAAGCAATTGGCGTCAGAAGCAAATGAGGCCTTGGTTGTCGCTCGGGAGATTGGGTACTTG TCAAAGTCTTTCATTTATTATAAGGAGTTCTGCGAACGCTATGATCTTCTGGTCGAGGACATTGCCGTTCTTCGCAATTCAGTTCCAAACTGGCAAGCATACGAACAAGGCATAGAGGCTCTAACAAAGTCCGCCGCATCAATGGAGACACGCTCGCTGTACGATAACAAGTCGCTGTGCCTGAATGATATCCTTATCAAG GATGATCCTTCTGCGCATGACGGAATCCGGCAAGTTGTTGAGAATGTTCGTGAAGTGCTTGCGGAGATCAATGAAGCTACCGCCAGCACTTTGAGCAGAAGCATTGTCGAAAAAACATTTTTACTTCAGGATATGCTTGACAAAACGGTAAATATGCCGCTTCCGAACCTCACAA GTCCCATGAGCCTCTGCGGCGTCCTGCATGTTACCTATCGAGCGTCGACACCGCCGAGGCGGGTCAAGGGCACTTTCATGGTGTGCGTCTTATTCAAGCATcatttcttcctcgccaaaaTGCATGACGAATGCCGAAAACTCCAACCACTTGCTTGTCTATACATATCTGACGTGAGGATAGATAGTTTGTCAAATGGGAAGG GCTACGATTATTTCTGCGTATTCTCGTGGAAATTACTATTTCAGCTTAACGATGAGAAGTATGAGATCGTTCTAAGTGCCTCCTCCGCAGCGGAAGAAAAACAATGGAAAACTGGGATCCTGAAGTCAGCAGCTGCCTCAGTGGATGTGCCTGATGCAGTCTCATCCGAATTACGAGGGAGCTCATTCTTGGTTCTGGATATCGCtccggaggaggaggttTCAGATATCGCGCCTCAACTATCACGCAGACCGTCCCTACAAACGCTAGGAACCATAGGCATGCAACGTGTGCGCTCCAATATCCAACCAATAATTATCCGGAAAACTTACTGTCCACATAAACACAGTCAGTTACACCAGGTCGACGGTGAGCTAGAACGTCCCAAAGTTCCACCTCCTATTTCGCAGCAATTCACCATCACGGCTAGAAGGCAGGATAGGATTCGCCTAGAGCGCACAATATACCCTATTTACACCCGAGATATACTCCCTTACCCTGGCATGTTCCTGGGCGCAGGtgagcttttcttcgggCCAGGTTCAATTATGAGACATCTCAGCCTCCGGCCCAAACGAAACAAACGGTCCAGCTCCATCAATTTGCCAACCAGTGTACAGAATTCTGGCCAACCACAAGGGCCCGACGACTATGAATGTACCTTGCAATCTGCGGCAAAGCGGAAGAGACGGGAAGCATCAGATTTTAGCCACAGTTTTGACCATGAGAAGGGCTGGGCGCTGCACAAAGACTCCGCTCTGCACTTGGGCCGTTCAAGGACGATGAGACTGAAAACCAGGTCCAGATCAAGCAACAACTTGAAATCACAGCCGCCATCCAACACAGACAAAGGCTCGGATATTCCCAACGTTCAGCTACGAAAAGGTTTCTGGTCAGTGTTCAATTCCATGCCTTTCCggtggtcgaagaagaatgTTCGTCCAGGTCTTGGTGGAACGTGA
- a CDS encoding Ran GTPase (transcript_id=CADANIAT00003606) → MAEQQVPTFKLVLVGDGGTGKTTFVKRHLTGEFEKKYIATLGVEVHPIKFTTNLGTIQFDVWDTAGQEKFGGLRDGYYINGQCGIIMFDVTSRITYKNVPNWHRDLVRVCENIPIVLCGNKVDVKERKVKAKTITFHRKKNLQYYDISAKSNYNFEKPFLWLARKLVGNASLEFVAAPALAPPEVQVDATLMQQYSDEMAAAANQPLPDEDDADL, encoded by the exons ATGGCCGAACAACAAGTCCCAaccttcaagctcgtcctcgtcggtgACGGTGGTACTGGAAAG ACCACTTTCGTCAAGCGCCACCTCACTGGTGAATTCGAGAAGAAGTACATCGCTACTCTTGGTGTCGAGGTTCACCCCATCAAATTCACCACG AACCTGGGCACAATCCAATTCGACGTTTGGGACACAGCTGGTCAGGAGAAGTTCGGTGGTCTGCGAGATGGATATTATATCAACGGACAGTGTGGTATCATCATGTTCGATGTTACCTCCCGTATCACCTACAAGAACGTTCCCAACTGGCACC GTGATCTCGTCCGTGTCTGCGAGAACATTCCTATTGTCCTTTGCGGTAACAAGGTCGATGTTAAGGAGCGTAAGGTGAAGGCCAAGACCATCACCTTCCACCGCAAGAAGAACCTCCAGTACTACGACATCTCCGCCAAGTCCAACTATAACTTCGAGAAGCCCTTCCTGTGGCTTGCCAGGAAGCTGGTCGGCAACGCCTCTTTG GAATTCGTTGCTGCTCCCGCCCTTGCTCCTCCTGAGGTGCAGGTCGATGCCACCCTCATGCAGCAGTACAGCGACGAgatggccgccgccgctaACCAGCCCCTgcccgacgaggacgacgcCGACCTCTAA